The DNA segment GAGAAGAAACATTTCTGTGCTTTTTGTTGATATACGCGGGTTCACAAAATATGCTGAAGCATCACAACCTGAAGAAGTGCTTGAAACATTAAACCAGTATTTTGATAAAATAATTGATGTTATTTTTGAGTATGAAGGAACACTTGATAAATTTATTGGCGATTGCGTAATGGCTGTATTCGGTGTGCCTTTAGAGCAGCAAGACCATTATTTAAGGGCTTGTAAATGCGCGTTAAAGATTCGGGATGAGATCATAAAATTAAACCAAATAAGAACACTGCAGAACAAACAAATACTTCATACCGGTATTGCAATAAATACAGGCGAAGCGGTTGCAGGCAATATCGGCTCTGAGAAAAGAACCGATTACAGTGTTATTGGCGATACTGTAAATGTTGCATTCCGATTACAACAGATATGCTATCCCGGGCAGGTTCTTATCGGTGAGAATGTGTACCAGTATGTAAAAGCTGAAGTAGCGGTTCCCGAACCGTTTGAAACTGAAATTAAAGGCAGAATCAAACCAGTAAAAGTATATGAATTGTTGAATGTGAATGATGTATAAATTCTTTTTACCAACAAAAATAATTTTTGGAGAAAATGCTGTTTCTTTTTTGCCTGAAGAAATAAAAAAATTCGGTAATAAAACATTTATTGTTTGTGGTAAGAAATCAATCAAACAAGCAGGCACTTTAGATAGAATAAAAAAACTGCTAAATGACGAAGGGATTGAAACTATAATTTATGATTCTATCAGTCCAGAGCCAGATACAGAGATTGTAAATGCTGGTCTGAGAATTGTAGGGCGAGAAAAATGTTGTTCTGTTATCGGTATTGGTGGTGGTAGCGCTATTGATGTTGCAAAAGCAGTTGCAGGGCTTGCTAGTGAGGAACATTCTGCAGAAGATTATTTAGAAATTGATGGAATAAAAAAAATAGAAAATCCGGGACGACCTTTTATCTCTGTACCGACTGTTTCTGGTACAGGTGCTGAAGTAACGATGAATTCAGTTCTTGTAAATCCAAAAACTGGTAATAAAAGGTCAATACGGTCTAAATACCTTTTTGCAAAAGTTGCAATTATAGACCCGGAACTTACATTAACAGTGCCGCCTGATATCACAGCAACTTCTGGTATTGATGCACTCTGTCATCTTGTAGAAGGGTTTATCTCTAAAAAATCAAACCCTGTATGTGACACTTTAGTTCATAGAGGAGTAAAATATGTTATTGAGAATCTGCCCAGAGTAATAAAAAATCCTGAGAACTTGCACGCACGCGAAAAACTGGCACTTGCTTCTCTATACGGTGGAATAATGATTGCCAACTCAGGACTTACACTTGCTCATGGTATCGGTTCTGTTATAGGTCCAAAATACAAAATCCCACATGGGCTCGCCTGTGCAATCTCTCTACCAGAAGTACTGAATTACAATCTTCCAGTATTACCACAAGAAAAATTGGTAGTCACAAGACGAGTGTTTGGTAAAAATCCAAAACTGTTTCTAAAAAAATTTTTTAGAGAGATTAATCTCCCAACAAAACTAACCAATATAACATACATAACCGACTCAACTGAATTAACAAAACTCGCAGAACAGATTTTGAATACATCATCAGCAAAAGGCAACCCAAAAGAAGTAACGGTTGAAGATATTACAAAAATATTGAAAAGCATTATTTAATGGCATAATTTATACTGACGGAGATGATATTTTATGGAAAAAACAAACGAACGGGAAAAGAAATTCAGGCAGGGTGATTCAGGACCGAAATATTTGATTCAAGGACCAAAATGGGAAGGTGGAATTGTTGTTTTTAAGCCAGGTGAAAAACTTGGTGCACACTACCATAACGAAGTAGAAGAAACATTTTATTTCCTTGAAGGCAGTTGCAAAATCTATGTGAATGATGTAGAATACCAAGCAAACCCAGGCGATGTTTTTCGGCTTGAACCAAAAGAGAAGCATGATATCCATAATAACACTACTGAAATTGTTAAAGCGGTATTCATAAAATGTCCATATCTACCAACCGACAAAATCAAAGCTTAAAACTGAAAAAATGTTTTCATGTTGTCGCTAACACGAAAACATTAAATACAAAAAAAGTGATTATTCCTATGGGATAATGCCAATATTTAGCCGACGAGAAAATCAAAAGACGTCGGACAGCCTCTTATCTATTACAAAAAATATGCCGAAACGGACTGATATTAAAAAAATTTTAATTATTGGCTCTGGACCAATTATTATAGGTCAGGCGTGTGAGTTTGATTATTCAGGCACACAAGCGTGTAAATCATTAAAAGAAGAAGGATATAAAATAATTCTTGTGAATTCAAACCCAGCAACAATAATGACCGACCCTGAATTTGCAGATAAAACATATATTGAGCCATTGACAGTTAAATTTCTTGAAAAAATTATTGAGAACGAAAAACCGACTGTACTTCTGCCTACACTTGGCGGCCAAACAGCACTTAATCTTGCGGTTGAACTCTATGAAAAAGGCATTTTGAAAAAATACAATGTTGAACTTATAGGTGCAAAATACGAAGTGATAAAAAAAGCAGAGGACAGACAACTTTTTAAGAATACAATAGAAAAAGCAGGACTGGAAGTTCCGAAATCCGGTTATGTAAAAAGTTTTAATGAAGCAGTAGAAATTGCAGAAAAAATTGGCTTCCCGAATATTATCAGACCTTCATTTACACTCGGTGGTGGTGGTGGAAATATCTGCTATAGTAGAGATGAGTTTGAAGAAAAAGTAAAATGGGGATTTTCGGTAAGTCCTGTTCAGAAAATACTGATTGAAGAATCGGTTATTGGCTGGAAAGAATACGAATTAGAAGTGATGCGTGATAAAAACGATAATGTTGTAATTATCTGCCCGATAGAAAATCTTGACCCGATGGGTGTTCATACAGGCGATTCTATTACTGTTGCACCTGCACAAACGCTTACCGATAAGGAATACCAACGACTCCGAGATGCGTCAATAAAAATTATGCGAGAAATTGGTGTAGATACTGGCGGGAGTAATATCCAGTTTGCTGTGAATCCTGAAAACGGCCGAATTGTCGTCATAGAAATGAACCCGCGTGTGTCTCGGTCGTCTGCACTTGCATCAAAAGCAACTGGTTTTCCGATTGCAAAGATTGCTGCAAAACTCGCGGTTGGCTATACGCTTGATGAAATCAAAAACGATATCACAAAGAAAACACCGGCATCGTTTGAGCCGTCAATTGATTATGTAGTTGTAAAAATACCTAGATTCACATTTGAAAAATTTTTACAAGCAGACCAGACATTAACCACATCTATGAAATCCGTCGGTGAGGTAATGGCGATTGGCAGAAACTTTAAGGAGGCGTTACAGAAAGCGATAAGAGGACTTGAAATTGGAAGATATGGGCTTGGTGCGGATGGTTTTGGTCAAGTCCAGATTGTAGAAAAAATCTGTAGACAACCTGAAAATTCAATTGAAAGAAACGCATACATTGAGCAGGTGAAATACAAATTGAAAGTTCCAAATTGTGACCGTATATTCAATATAAAATATGCGATTCAACTCGGACTTTCAGTTGATAAAATCTCAGAACTTTCTAAAATTGATAAATGGTTTATCTACCAGATAAAAGAACTTGTAGAGTTAGAGAAACAACTCCAAGGTAAAGGTAAAGGTAATCGGCAATTAATTGCCGATTACAAATTGGTCAAATTCAAATATGAAAATAGATATAAAGCCGACGGTAAATCAGGGTTTCTTGGTAGGGGGGAATTAATTCCCCCCTACCAATTGAATGC comes from the Elusimicrobiota bacterium genome and includes:
- a CDS encoding iron-containing alcohol dehydrogenase, with translation MMYKFFLPTKIIFGENAVSFLPEEIKKFGNKTFIVCGKKSIKQAGTLDRIKKLLNDEGIETIIYDSISPEPDTEIVNAGLRIVGREKCCSVIGIGGGSAIDVAKAVAGLASEEHSAEDYLEIDGIKKIENPGRPFISVPTVSGTGAEVTMNSVLVNPKTGNKRSIRSKYLFAKVAIIDPELTLTVPPDITATSGIDALCHLVEGFISKKSNPVCDTLVHRGVKYVIENLPRVIKNPENLHAREKLALASLYGGIMIANSGLTLAHGIGSVIGPKYKIPHGLACAISLPEVLNYNLPVLPQEKLVVTRRVFGKNPKLFLKKFFREINLPTKLTNITYITDSTELTKLAEQILNTSSAKGNPKEVTVEDITKILKSII
- a CDS encoding cupin domain-containing protein; the protein is MEKTNEREKKFRQGDSGPKYLIQGPKWEGGIVVFKPGEKLGAHYHNEVEETFYFLEGSCKIYVNDVEYQANPGDVFRLEPKEKHDIHNNTTEIVKAVFIKCPYLPTDKIKA